A part of Carettochelys insculpta isolate YL-2023 chromosome 1, ASM3395843v1, whole genome shotgun sequence genomic DNA contains:
- the MIX23 gene encoding protein MIX23 isoform X2: MAAPSGARTCEDFAEFQELLRVMRTIDDRIVHELNTTLPTASFVGKVDASQTCKELYQSLMEAHASREKIIKSCIAQTSNVVKALREEREKAQDDIALLKQLRQEQTKLKLMQSELNVEEVVNDRSWKVFNERCRIHYKPPKSQ, from the exons ATGGCGGCGCCCAGCGGAGCGAGGACTTGCGAGGACTTTGCCGAGTTCCAG GAATTGCTCAGGGTGATGCGGACAATAGATGACAGAATAGTCCATGAATTAAACACTACGCTTCCAACAGCTTCCTTTGTAGGGAAGGTCGATGCCAGCCAAACCTGTAAAGAGCTCTACCAGTCT CTGATGGAGGCTCATGCCAGCAGAGAGAAAATAATCAAAAGCTGTATTGCTCAGACTTCGAATGTAGTAAAAGCTCTCcgagaagagagggagaaggcccAGGATGACATAGCATTATTAAAGCAGCTCAGGCAAGAACAGACAAAG TTGAAGCTGATGCAGTCTGAATTGAATGTGGAAGAAGTAGTAAACGATAGAAGCTGGAAG GTATTTAATGAGCGCTGCAGAATTCACTACAAGCCTCCGAAGAGCCAGTGA
- the MIX23 gene encoding protein MIX23 isoform X1, which yields MAAPSGARTCEDFAEFQELLRVMRTIDDRIVHELNTTLPTASFVGKVDASQTCKELYQSLMEAHASREKIIKSCIAQTSNVVKALREEREKAQDDIALLKQLRQEQTKLKLMQSELNVEEVVNDRSWKVHQGLEVSSSGHAHCCFSLGAQVPSSCCSPSRILKPSETRHCPACLACRVHSGI from the exons ATGGCGGCGCCCAGCGGAGCGAGGACTTGCGAGGACTTTGCCGAGTTCCAG GAATTGCTCAGGGTGATGCGGACAATAGATGACAGAATAGTCCATGAATTAAACACTACGCTTCCAACAGCTTCCTTTGTAGGGAAGGTCGATGCCAGCCAAACCTGTAAAGAGCTCTACCAGTCT CTGATGGAGGCTCATGCCAGCAGAGAGAAAATAATCAAAAGCTGTATTGCTCAGACTTCGAATGTAGTAAAAGCTCTCcgagaagagagggagaaggcccAGGATGACATAGCATTATTAAAGCAGCTCAGGCAAGAACAGACAAAG TTGAAGCTGATGCAGTCTGAATTGAATGTGGAAGAAGTAGTAAACGATAGAAGCTGGAAG GTGCATCAGGGACTTGAAGTTTCTTCCTCTGGGCATGCACACTGCTGCTTCAGTCTTGGTGCCCAGGTGCCTAGCtcatgctgcagccccagcaggatCCTCAAACCAAGTGAAACTAGGCATTGCCCTGCCTGTCTTGCCTGCAGAGTCCACTCTG GTATTTAA